The stretch of DNA CAGTCCGAGCATCGAAGAGATCGGCAGGGATGCGCTCGACGGCCGGGGTGGGTAGCGGGGCGTCTGCTCGAAGTCGGCCTTCTCGAAAGGCCGCTCCTGGAACAGGTACGGGTAGTAATAGCCGCGCAGTTGCGTGTGAAACCGCTCGATGCTGCCCTGGTACGCCAGGTGGGCCCGCAGGTCGCTGTCCGCGGCCCGGTGAAGGACCGTCTGCACGGCGGCCGCTGGCAGGAGCCAGCCGAGGCGGGCCGTCCATGCCTCGCGGGCCATCAGGCTCTGGCGGTAGTCCGCGGCCTCGGCGGCAACCCCATCGTCGCCCACCTCGTGCATGGCGTAGTACCACTTCCAATGGAAGCGGCCTGTGACTGGTGGCGTGTCTCGCCACTCGGGATGCTTGGCGAAGAAGGGACGGAAGGTGTCCTCCTTGGGAATGTCCCAGGCGCGGTGGACCCGCTCCCGCTGGGCCAGGGTCAAGTCAACGCCCTTGGCCATGGGGATGGCGCGGGAAATCACGGCGTTGCCCAGCGCGGGCACCAGCAGGGTCAGGACGATCCAGCAGCCCACCAACGTGGCGCCATTGGCCGCCGAGCTCCGGCCCCGGGCGGTGACCCACAGCGCCAGCCCCATCCAGAACGCCCCATAGAGCGCCGCGGTCAGGGCGATCGCGAAGGTCCCCGCCACCGGGGCTCCGCTCCACACCGCACCGGCCGCGAGCGGCACCAGCAGGGCGCCCAGGACCAGCAGGTAGCGCAGGACGCTGCGGCGCACCCACACCCCGGCGCCAGAGGCCGGCAAGGAGACCAGGAGCCGGAGCCGCCCGGCCTCCCGTTCGCCCGACACCAGGTCGTGCATCAGGGCGATGAGGACCAGGGGCACCAGGTAGGTCAGCACGAAGGCGAAGTCGAAGGCACCCGGGAGCGCCAGCTCCGGGTTCAAGGTCTCGGACTCGTAGAGCTGGGATTGCAGGCCGAGCAGCCGCACCCGCAGGACATAGGGCTGCACATCCCGCTGCCCGAGGGCCGCGAAGGCCAGGGGGGACGGCGGATCCGACGTGAGGTGGAAGGTGTAATAGGCGGCGGAGCCCGCGTCCCCGCCGGGCTTGGCGTAGTCCTTGGCCACCGAGACCAGATCCTGCTGCTGGGCAGCCTCCACCCGGCCGATGAGGGCCTCCTGCCGGGCGGTGGCCGCCAGGCCCGCGGCCACCGCCAGGGAGGCCAGGAGGAACAGGAGCAGGAGCGCGCCCGCGCTCAACGGCGCCCGGATCAACAACCGGAAGTCTGCTTTCCAGGCACTCATCGCGTGGCCTCCCCGAGACGGCGGGCCGCCAGCGCGCACCCCATGAGCAGGGCCGCCAGCCAGCAGACCAGAACCAGCAGGTTGGTGTGGATGCGCTCGCCCGCGAGCTGGAGCACCTCCGGCTTCCGGTAGGTGAAGCCCGGCAGTGTCTTCCAATGGTCCGCGGAGAGCCGGGGATCGGCTCCGGCGTTCTTGTTTGGGATCTTCGTCACCTGCAGGAGGTTCAGCGCCTGGACGAAACGGTAACGGTGCTGTTCCACCTGTTCGAGGAAGTCCTGATGGCTCTCGGTGTCGGTGGCGGCCAGGCTCATGGAGAGCTGGCGCACGGCGATGAGCGGACTGACGGCGCCGAACTGGCGCACGAGCCGGTTCTGTCCGGCCTCGCGCTCGAAGGCTTCCTTTGCGTGGCGGTCGAACAATCCACTTGTCAGACGCTCGCCTTCCATGCCGACCAGACCTCCCCATTGAACCGGCAGATCCTCGACCTTCTCGACGCCATACTGGGCGAGGGTCTTCGCCTTGAAGCTGGCGAAGTAGGGATCCTCCGGATTGTGGCTGTCGCCGATCTGCTTGAGCTCCTGGTGGATGGCCACGTCCGTCTCGATGCGCGCCGGTGCCGGGAGCCGCGCCAGGGCGAGCTCGGGAAGGATGCGGGGCGCGAGGATGACGCCGCCCATCCAGACCGCGACCAGGACGATCAGCGCGTCCCGGGCCCGCCGGGCCAGCAGCGACACGAGCAGGGCCGCGGCAGCCCAGATGAGCAGGTAGACGAGATAGCCAGACACCATCAGCAGGCTCGGGGCGGAGGGGGCCCAACCCGCGAGCGCCGCCGCGGCGAGCACCAGGAGCGCCGGCGCGGCGATCGCGGCCACCACACCGGCATAGGCCACCAGCTTGCCCGCGGCGAGCTCCGAGGGCGCCAGCCCCTGGGCCAGCAGCAGCCGCAGGGTTCCCTGCTCGCGCTCGCGTGCGACGGCGCCGAAGGCCAGGAAGAGGATGAGCAGCGGGGCGAGGGTTTGCAGCACGAAGGCCGGTGTCAGCTGGCCGAACCGCAAGAGCAGCGAGGACTGCCGCGCTTCGCTGAAGTTGGCGCTGTTCTGCCGGTGGCCTTCCAGGAACACCGTGTTGCCGGTGAAGCCGTCCACCCCCGGATCGAAGAAGGCCAGCGCCGAGAGCGGCCGGAAGACGAATTGGCCATAGTGGACCATCCGGTGCGGATGGCGGTCGGGCTGGGCGTCGAACGCCTCGTCCGCCGTGGCCTGGTAGCGGGCCCGGGCCGCCTCCGTGGCGTTGCGCTGCTCGGTCCCCAGGAGGGCGGAAGTCACGAGCAGGGCCACGAGCGTCAGGCTGGCGATCATCGCCACCCGGTTTCGCACCAGCGCCCGCCACTCCTCGGTGGCGACCCGCCACACCCTCGCGCCCCGGAGGCTCATGGGGCCTCCCCGGCCTGGGCGTAGCGCTGATGCAGGGCCCTGACATCGAACCGCTCCGTGCCGGTGGCGGCCAGCTCCTCTTCGAGCCGCCCCTGCGCCAGGAAGCCGATCCGGTCGGCGATCTCGGCGGCGCTCAGCAGGTCATGCGTCACCATCAAGGTGGCCACGCCCCGGGCGCGGGCCGTGTCCAGCAGCCGGTTGAAGCCGCCCGTGGCCCGGGGGTCCAGACCGGAGGTGGGCTCGTCCAGCAGGAGCACCGGCACGCGCCGGGCGATGGCGAGCGCGATGGCCACCTTCTGGCGCATGCCTTTGGAGAAGCCGCCCACGCGTTTGTCCCAGGCCTCGCGCGCCAGCCCGACCGCATCCAGCGCCTCATCGATGTGCGGCGGCGACCGCTCCGCGCTCCCCGCGATGGTCAGGAAGTAGTCGATGTTCTCGCGGGCGCTGAGGTGCTCGTAGAGGGCCACGTTCTCGGGGACGTAGGCGAGCCGCGACCGGGCAGCCCGGGGGCCGGCCGCCACGTCGTGGCCACAGACCCGGGCCTGCCCCGCGGACGGGTGAACCAAGCCCAGGAAGATGCTGAGCGTCGTCGACTTGCCCGCGCCGTTGCCGCCGAGCAGGGCGTAAATCTGTCCAGGCGCCACGGTGAAGTTCAGCCCCCGGAGAACGGTCTTCGACCCATAGCGATGCTCGAGTCCGATCGCCTCCAGGGCGCCGGTGTTCACAACGTCGGACATGCTTCCCTCGCGCGGATTCCATGCGGCGGCACGCCAGGCGCCACCGTCTCTGCCACTGGGTATATGTAACTTGGTGGCAATAGCAAAGCCATTACATCAACAGGGCCGGGCCACGGAAATGGCAGCCAGAAGGAGCGCTGTGTCCACGCGGCCAGGCGGGCAAGGAAGCTTCCGCTTGCAGTCGTTTAAGCCGAGGCTAATATAAGGGGCAGCTGTAGTGATTTCAGGAACGGGAGGTTCACACACATGCTGCACAAGGCCATTGGCGCCGAGGTCCGTGGGTTCGTCGAGCGCGAGTACGAGGGCAAACCGGCCCGGGTGGTGATTGCCAGCCGCCTCTACCACACCCACGCCGAGGACTTGTGGGAGGCCGTGACCAGCGCGGAGCGCATCCCGCGCTGGTTCACGCCCATCGAGGGCGAGCTGCGCCTGGGTGGCCGGTATCAGCTCAAGGGGAACGCGGGAGGCACCATCACCCGGTGTGAGCCGCCCAAGGCCTTCGACGTCACCTGGGAGTTCGGGGGCGGCATGAGCTGGGTGACCGTCCGCCTGGCCGAGGAGGGCAAGGCCACGCGGCTGACGCTGGAGCACATCATGCCCAAGGGCGTCATGGAGGATCACTGGAAGAAGTACGGGCCCGCCGCCGTGGGCGTGGGCTGGGAGCTGGGCTTTCTGGGCCTGGGCCGCCACATCGAGAGCGGCGGTGGCATTCCTCCGGAAGCGGATCCCGCCTGGATGGTCTCGGACGAGGCCAAGGCCTTCATGCGCGCGAGTGCCGAGGCCTGGGCTGCGGCCCACGTGGCGGCGGGCGAGGCGCCGGAGGTGGCCCGTGGGATGGCTGAGCGCACGGCGGCGTTCTATACGGGCGGCTGATGCATGCCTTCGACGTCCTGGGCGATCCGGTTCGCCGCCGCATCCTCGAGCTGCTGGCGGAGGGTGAGCACGCCTCGGGTGAGATTGTCGCCGTCGTTCAGCGCGAGTTCGGCATCACCCAGTCGGCCGTCTCGCAGCACCTGAAGGTCCTGCGGGACAGCGGCTTCGCCACGGTGCGGGTGGACGGACCCCGGCGGCTCTATGCCATGGACGCCGCGCCCCTGGCGGAGGTGGACGCCTGGCTGGAGCGCTTCCGCGTGTTCTGGACGCACCGGCTGGATGCGCTGGCCACCGAGGTGGCGCGGGGCAAGAAGAAGCGGGGCGAGTAGCCTCACCGCTTCCGGGCCGCTTCGATCAGCTCGGCCAGGAGGCTGCGGTGGCAGACCTGCTCCAGGATGCAGTCCTTGGAGCAGAGCAGGGTCACCGTCTCGCCCCGGTCTACCCGGGCCGCCAGCCCGGCGATCGTGTCCTGCTGGGCCTGCATCTCCTGGAGATAGCGCTCGCGGTAGACGTCCAGGGTGATGGGCGTCTGGCCCTTGCCATAGAAGGCATCGAAGAGCGCGGGACTGGGCGCGAGCTCCCGCATCCACACATCCCAGGTCTCCTTCGCCTTGGTTACACCGCGCGGTCTGTAGCGGCAGATCAGCACCCGCAGGCCGTCGTCCGGCTCCGCGGGCACGACCCAGCGCCGGGTCTTGATGGGCATCGCTGGCCATCTTAATGCCCACGCGCCGGGCGGGCGCGTCACGGTACCGGGAATCAGTAGTCGGTGAACACCCCGCTCCTGGCCACCGCGTACATGACAGCCTGGGCGAGGTCGAACTGCAGGCTCCCGGAGACGCGAGGCTGGCCCACGCCCGTGCGGACGCCCAGTTCGAACGCCAGGAAGCCCAGAAAAGTGACGTTGGCGAAGAGCGCTGGATGGACACCCGAGGCGCTGATGGACGGCGCGGCGCCCAGGCCGAAGGCGCTGTCCCCCCTCATGCTCCGGGCCGAGTGGACGAAGAGGTAGGCCCGGGGTTCGAAGCGGTCCTCCGAGCCAAGCAGGGCGTGGGCACGGAGTCTGAGGCCAGGATGTGCCTGGGCTTCCGCACCGAGGTCCCAGTGGGTATGAAACCCGAAGAAGAGGTCGGCGGCCCCTGTTGCCTTGCGCAGCTCCGAGTTGCGTCCCAACTCGCCCCCGGCTCCGAAGGACACCAGGGTCTCGCCCTTCGCGAGCGCCGGAGTGCCCGCGAGCAGGCAGGCCCCGCTCCCCAGGAGACAGCAGGAAAGACTCCGGAAGCGTCTCATCCTCATGATTCCTCCTTTGAAAGCCAGGGCCTGGAGACTTGCTCAGGGCAGGTAGCGCCCCGGCGCGAGGATGCCGTGAGG from Stigmatella aurantiaca encodes:
- a CDS encoding ABC transporter permease; the protein is MSAWKADFRLLIRAPLSAGALLLLFLLASLAVAAGLAATARQEALIGRVEAAQQQDLVSVAKDYAKPGGDAGSAAYYTFHLTSDPPSPLAFAALGQRDVQPYVLRVRLLGLQSQLYESETLNPELALPGAFDFAFVLTYLVPLVLIALMHDLVSGEREAGRLRLLVSLPASGAGVWVRRSVLRYLLVLGALLVPLAAGAVWSGAPVAGTFAIALTAALYGAFWMGLALWVTARGRSSAANGATLVGCWIVLTLLVPALGNAVISRAIPMAKGVDLTLAQRERVHRAWDIPKEDTFRPFFAKHPEWRDTPPVTGRFHWKWYYAMHEVGDDGVAAEAADYRQSLMAREAWTARLGWLLPAAAVQTVLHRAADSDLRAHLAYQGSIERFHTQLRGYYYPYLFQERPFEKADFEQTPRYPPRPSSASLPISSMLGLLVLAALAAGAAVTGVRTLSPSAARE
- a CDS encoding ABC transporter permease → MSLRGARVWRVATEEWRALVRNRVAMIASLTLVALLVTSALLGTEQRNATEAARARYQATADEAFDAQPDRHPHRMVHYGQFVFRPLSALAFFDPGVDGFTGNTVFLEGHRQNSANFSEARQSSLLLRFGQLTPAFVLQTLAPLLILFLAFGAVAREREQGTLRLLLAQGLAPSELAAGKLVAYAGVVAAIAAPALLVLAAAALAGWAPSAPSLLMVSGYLVYLLIWAAAALLVSLLARRARDALIVLVAVWMGGVILAPRILPELALARLPAPARIETDVAIHQELKQIGDSHNPEDPYFASFKAKTLAQYGVEKVEDLPVQWGGLVGMEGERLTSGLFDRHAKEAFEREAGQNRLVRQFGAVSPLIAVRQLSMSLAATDTESHQDFLEQVEQHRYRFVQALNLLQVTKIPNKNAGADPRLSADHWKTLPGFTYRKPEVLQLAGERIHTNLLVLVCWLAALLMGCALAARRLGEATR
- a CDS encoding ABC transporter ATP-binding protein, which produces MSDVVNTGALEAIGLEHRYGSKTVLRGLNFTVAPGQIYALLGGNGAGKSTTLSIFLGLVHPSAGQARVCGHDVAAGPRAARSRLAYVPENVALYEHLSARENIDYFLTIAGSAERSPPHIDEALDAVGLAREAWDKRVGGFSKGMRQKVAIALAIARRVPVLLLDEPTSGLDPRATGGFNRLLDTARARGVATLMVTHDLLSAAEIADRIGFLAQGRLEEELAATGTERFDVRALHQRYAQAGEAP
- a CDS encoding SRPBCC family protein; translated protein: MLHKAIGAEVRGFVEREYEGKPARVVIASRLYHTHAEDLWEAVTSAERIPRWFTPIEGELRLGGRYQLKGNAGGTITRCEPPKAFDVTWEFGGGMSWVTVRLAEEGKATRLTLEHIMPKGVMEDHWKKYGPAAVGVGWELGFLGLGRHIESGGGIPPEADPAWMVSDEAKAFMRASAEAWAAAHVAAGEAPEVARGMAERTAAFYTGG
- a CDS encoding ArsR/SmtB family transcription factor — its product is MHAFDVLGDPVRRRILELLAEGEHASGEIVAVVQREFGITQSAVSQHLKVLRDSGFATVRVDGPRRLYAMDAAPLAEVDAWLERFRVFWTHRLDALATEVARGKKKRGE
- a CDS encoding DUF488 domain-containing protein, with amino-acid sequence MPIKTRRWVVPAEPDDGLRVLICRYRPRGVTKAKETWDVWMRELAPSPALFDAFYGKGQTPITLDVYRERYLQEMQAQQDTIAGLAARVDRGETVTLLCSKDCILEQVCHRSLLAELIEAARKR